One Leptolyngbya subtilissima AS-A7 genomic window, GAAAAATTGGGGGCGATCGTTCCCGCAAAAGTGGTTTTGGCTCAACTGCAATGCCTTTGATGGTGTGCCCGACCTCGCCCTCACTGCTGGGGGGGGTCGCCGCCAGGTGCTGACCTGGATGGAGTCGGTAGCGATGGTGGGGATTCACCACAGCGGCAAATTTTACGAGTTTGTGCCCTGGAATGCTCGTGTCACCTGGCACATAACGCCCTGGGGCTACTGGCACATGCAGTGCGAGCGTCCTGACTATGTGGTTGAAGTTACTGGCACTACCGATCTCCCCGGGATTCCACTGCGGGCACCAACCCACGACGGTATGGCCTTCTGCTGTCGCGACACGGCCCTGGGCGACCTCAGCCTCAAGCTCTGGCAGCGGCGGGGTAGTGAGTTGGATCTAATAATCGCCGCCACTAGCACTCAAGCCGGGCTAGAAACCGGCGGCGGCCCCTGGGATGAGCCCTGGGTCAAGGAGTAATGGTGCTGGAATATAGATCCCGATAAGGATTTAGAGTCAGAAGCATTTCTAGCTACCAGGGCAATACCTCTCCATTCGAGTGCCAGAAGGTGCCGGAATTCTCTAGGGTTAGCTCGTCGATGCGGGCCAGCAGTCCTTTGACTGACTCTTCTGGGGTGATGCCGCTATTGGTAAACCCGGTCATGCGGGTCTGCACCAGCCCTGGGTGCAAAATCGCCACGGCGATGCCCCTAGGCTTGAGGTCGTGGGCCAACGATTTGCCCGCCATCGACAGCGCCACCTTCGACATGCGATAGCCGTAGGAGCCGCCGGAGGTATTGTCAGCGATCGACCCCATGCGGCTGGTCATAATTGCCACCTTTGCCCCGTCGCTCAAACTGGGCAGCAGTGCCGCCGTCAGCCGCAGCGGGGCGATCGCATTCACCTCAAACTGCCGTCGAATGCTGTCAAAATCCAGATTGTCTAGGGTGATACGCTCTGCCATGCCAGCATTGTTGATCAGCACATCAATCGCAGTGCCCTTGAGCTGTTGGGCCAGGTCGGCGACGGCAGCCTCGTCGGTGAGGTCAATGCCTGTTTCGAGCGGCACCCTCAGGGCAGTTAACTC contains:
- a CDS encoding SDR family oxidoreductase, giving the protein MATYVITGANRGIGYEYCRQIQQRGDRVIAVCRQPSDELTALRVPLETGIDLTDEAAVADLAQQLKGTAIDVLINNAGMAERITLDNLDFDSIRRQFEVNAIAPLRLTAALLPSLSDGAKVAIMTSRMGSIADNTSGGSYGYRMSKVALSMAGKSLAHDLKPRGIAVAILHPGLVQTRMTGFTNSGITPEESVKGLLARIDELTLENSGTFWHSNGEVLPW